The Saccharopolyspora gloriosae genome has a segment encoding these proteins:
- a CDS encoding glycosyltransferase family 2 protein: protein MDLTVVVPCFNEQDGLPRLHAELLRVLPGVAPEYEVVAVDDGSTDRTLPTLRELAASDPRFRYLSLSRNFGKEAAVLAGLRRAHGRRVVIMDADLQHPPELLGRMLAVLDSGHDQVVACRDRSGEPLSRRLPARVFYRLLNRFCEIRVPDGAGDFRMLTRRAVQALLALPEQHRFSKGLFAWIGFDTAHVPFSGGARHGGRSRWTWRALVEHGLDGLFSFHRRPLRLAGYLGALVATAGAVQALRVFATGGPLLPSLLLWASGVQLLLFGVVGEYLGRIHLETMGRPHFLVKESGGLALGIGPATPDRGYDVLCAPPAERV from the coding sequence ATGGATCTCACGGTCGTCGTTCCCTGCTTCAACGAACAAGACGGACTTCCGCGCCTGCACGCTGAATTGCTGCGGGTGCTGCCCGGCGTGGCCCCCGAGTACGAGGTGGTGGCCGTTGACGACGGCAGCACCGACCGGACCTTGCCGACGCTGCGGGAACTGGCGGCGTCCGATCCTCGATTCCGGTATCTGTCGCTGAGTCGCAACTTCGGCAAGGAAGCCGCGGTGCTGGCCGGTTTGCGGCGCGCGCACGGCAGGCGCGTGGTGATCATGGACGCTGATCTGCAGCATCCACCGGAGTTGCTGGGGCGGATGCTGGCGGTGCTGGACTCCGGGCACGACCAGGTCGTGGCGTGCCGGGATCGCTCCGGGGAGCCCCTGTCGCGGCGGCTGCCCGCGCGGGTCTTTTACCGACTGCTCAACAGGTTCTGTGAGATTCGGGTGCCTGATGGCGCCGGTGATTTCCGAATGTTGACCCGACGGGCGGTGCAGGCGCTGCTCGCGTTGCCCGAACAGCACCGGTTCTCCAAAGGCCTGTTCGCGTGGATCGGATTCGACACCGCGCACGTTCCGTTCAGCGGTGGTGCTCGCCATGGCGGGAGGTCTCGGTGGACATGGCGAGCTCTCGTCGAACACGGTTTGGACGGCTTGTTCTCCTTTCATCGCAGGCCGTTGCGGCTCGCCGGGTACCTCGGAGCACTCGTCGCCACAGCCGGTGCGGTCCAAGCGCTCCGGGTTTTCGCGACCGGCGGTCCGCTGCTGCCCTCGTTGCTGCTGTGGGCGTCCGGGGTGCAGCTGCTGCTGTTCGGCGTGGTCGGCGAGTACCTGGGCCGGATCCACCTCGAAACGATGGGGCGCCCGCATTTCCTGGTGAAGGAGTCCGGCGGACTCGCACTCGGGATCGGCCCCGCAACACCCGATCGCGGCTACGACGTGCTGTGCGCGCCGCCCGCCGAGCGGGTGTAG
- a CDS encoding GtrA family protein: MSPDRGGRSLLRFAGVGGVNTAVHYGVYIGLSAVTSVLSAHVVATVTAMGCSYLLNCRFTFGVPPSVRSLLWYPVSHLGDLVAGTAAMAILTGAAGLDARVATIAGGVVVTPVTYLLTRAVLTRGTRRREGAPT, encoded by the coding sequence ATGTCGCCGGACAGGGGCGGACGGTCCTTGCTGCGGTTCGCCGGAGTCGGCGGGGTGAACACCGCCGTGCACTACGGCGTCTACATCGGACTGTCCGCGGTGACTTCGGTGTTGTCGGCCCATGTGGTCGCGACGGTCACCGCGATGGGCTGCTCTTACCTGCTGAACTGCCGGTTCACTTTCGGCGTTCCGCCGAGCGTGCGGTCGTTGCTGTGGTATCCGGTTTCGCACCTGGGTGATCTGGTCGCCGGTACGGCCGCGATGGCGATCCTGACCGGAGCGGCCGGGCTCGACGCGCGGGTCGCGACCATCGCCGGAGGTGTGGTCGTCACGCCCGTCACCTACCTGCTCACGCGTGCCGTGCTCACCCGCGGTACGCGTCGCCGGGAAGGAGCACCGACGTGA
- a CDS encoding glycoside hydrolase family 43 protein, which produces MPIRWSRVRGILFALPILLAATAHGSAAAPRSASDATYYNDASLPAADPFVLRDPSSGDYFAYSTDGADPGHEFAIYRSPDLVTWQRLPGGALNMGDGNQWGRDWFWAPEVYHNPATGRYFLFYSARLRDGIAEHFGYADFEEPSKVGVAVADSPAGPFHNITPGPIDYHPYDPDYHDVNLIMDAEQKKPPATLEEGRTAPLGTYIPFIDPNVFFDDGRIFLYYSRNAYRNWVWDHDLGKYIEESNVLVVELTSEWWDDPAGTTMPQIEPSYRDANRDPDDPPGVRKDGFTPIIDYASDPQPWENAHVNDYAETGGAEKDRRWSEGSTVVKTTTREGRPRYFLTYSANNFANSFYGVGYAVADDPLGPWRKSPANPVLSQDERLGMYSTGHGSVIAGPDSTELYYVHHGRPSAELDRRLYTSRLRLDQDRPALHIDGTTEDRPVPSGVAPYSLAADRPVIDVSGGRGEVGWRVGTGSGTAMPLGNPLNRVEPQVDPASGLSVEPGVDGAVVHGSPDGVAALRLSYQRRVSAGHYVEVNQDAGPVAVTVPVADCAATINGPQADVVVSEGVTCIVDARVRGSVRVVPGASVIVVNSTIDGSVHAESPGAVWLTGGSVAGPVRVRGASGQVRLDGVEVGGSVTLTGSAAPVVAGSVIEGALRCWGNEPAPVDEGRTNEVRGAVQGQCPEA; this is translated from the coding sequence GTGCCGATCCGGTGGTCCCGAGTGCGAGGAATCCTGTTCGCGCTGCCGATCCTGTTGGCGGCCACGGCGCACGGTTCCGCGGCCGCGCCGCGCTCCGCCAGTGACGCGACCTACTACAACGACGCGTCGTTGCCCGCGGCCGACCCGTTCGTGCTGCGCGATCCGAGCAGCGGCGACTACTTCGCCTATTCGACCGATGGCGCCGACCCCGGTCACGAATTCGCGATCTACCGCTCACCGGACCTCGTGACGTGGCAGCGGCTTCCCGGTGGTGCGCTGAACATGGGCGACGGAAACCAGTGGGGCCGCGACTGGTTCTGGGCGCCGGAGGTCTACCACAATCCCGCCACCGGCCGGTACTTCCTGTTCTACTCGGCGCGATTGCGGGACGGGATCGCCGAGCACTTCGGATACGCCGACTTCGAGGAACCCAGCAAGGTGGGCGTCGCGGTGGCCGACTCGCCGGCCGGGCCGTTCCACAACATCACGCCGGGGCCGATCGATTACCACCCTTACGATCCCGATTACCACGACGTGAACCTCATCATGGACGCCGAGCAGAAAAAGCCGCCCGCGACTTTGGAGGAAGGCCGGACGGCGCCGCTGGGCACCTACATCCCGTTCATCGACCCCAACGTGTTCTTCGACGACGGGCGGATCTTCCTGTATTACTCCCGCAACGCCTACCGGAACTGGGTGTGGGATCACGATCTCGGGAAGTACATCGAAGAATCCAACGTTCTCGTCGTGGAACTGACCTCGGAATGGTGGGACGACCCCGCCGGGACGACGATGCCGCAGATCGAGCCGAGCTACCGCGATGCGAACCGGGATCCGGACGACCCGCCAGGGGTGCGCAAGGACGGGTTCACGCCGATCATCGACTACGCCTCGGACCCGCAGCCGTGGGAGAACGCGCACGTCAACGACTACGCGGAGACCGGGGGAGCGGAGAAGGACCGGCGGTGGTCCGAAGGTTCCACGGTGGTCAAGACGACCACTCGCGAAGGCAGGCCGCGGTATTTCCTGACGTATTCGGCGAACAACTTCGCCAACAGCTTCTACGGCGTCGGGTACGCGGTGGCGGACGACCCGCTCGGGCCTTGGCGCAAGAGCCCGGCGAATCCGGTGCTGTCCCAGGACGAACGGCTCGGCATGTACTCCACCGGGCACGGCAGCGTGATCGCCGGACCCGATTCGACCGAGTTGTACTACGTCCATCATGGGCGTCCGTCCGCAGAGCTCGACCGCAGGCTCTACACCTCGCGGCTGCGCCTGGACCAGGATCGGCCGGCGCTGCACATCGATGGGACGACCGAGGATCGTCCGGTGCCCTCCGGTGTCGCGCCGTACTCACTGGCCGCGGACCGGCCGGTGATCGATGTGAGCGGCGGGCGCGGGGAGGTCGGCTGGCGCGTCGGCACCGGCTCCGGAACGGCGATGCCGTTGGGGAATCCGCTGAATCGGGTGGAACCTCAGGTGGATCCGGCTAGCGGGCTGAGCGTTGAACCCGGCGTGGACGGGGCGGTGGTGCACGGGTCTCCGGACGGGGTGGCGGCGTTGCGGTTGAGCTACCAGCGCCGGGTCTCGGCCGGGCACTACGTCGAGGTGAATCAGGACGCTGGTCCGGTGGCGGTCACGGTCCCGGTCGCTGACTGCGCTGCGACGATCAACGGGCCACAGGCTGATGTGGTGGTGTCCGAGGGCGTGACGTGCATCGTGGACGCGCGGGTGCGCGGTTCGGTGCGGGTCGTTCCCGGTGCCTCGGTGATCGTGGTGAACTCGACCATCGACGGGTCCGTGCACGCCGAATCGCCGGGGGCGGTGTGGCTCACTGGCGGCTCGGTCGCCGGGCCGGTCCGGGTGCGCGGCGCTTCGGGGCAGGTGCGGCTGGACGGTGTTGAGGTGGGCGGTTCGGTGACGTTGACGGGGAGTGCGGCGCCGGTCGTCGCGGGCTCCGTGATCGAGGGCGCGCTGCGTTGTTGGGGCAACGAGCCCGCTCCCGTCGATGAAGGCCGGACGAACGAGGTGCGCGGAGCGGTGCAGGGACAGTGCCCTGAGGCGTAG